ACTTGGCCAACAACCTGCCATGTGCAAACCTCTTctgaaaacaaatgtcaaagACTAACTGTTGTGGAGACTGCAGCCTTATCACTGTGTACCCACTGATAACAGCCCTGAAGATACACTATGAACTATAGTTAACTGGTCTTTCCAGAGCAAGTGTTTCACCTGTTTCCTAATCAGGCGAGATGTATTTCAGGGTGCGCAAAAGTCCTAACGTAATATGTCTTAAATTAAATTCCATAAATATTCagccttaaaagtcattaaatagcaTTAAATTTGAATTCGTAAGGTCTTAATTCTCAACAAAATTGTATCTAATGTCATTTATCcatctattaatttctttaaGTCAAAATAAGTTGAACCCCtctgggtgaaagtccacaTCTCTGATGTTATACATCTCTAAACTTATCATTAAACCTGAGACTGTCTATTTGCTTAAACTCAAACtcacctgttggcaaaatgtaggcCACACTAACTCACTCTTATAACCATATTCCTACATTCCTCTGCACACGACCACATATACTTACCTGCAATGCTtagataacaaaaacatgatttatttaagAGTTGGTCTTAATTTTGGTGAACAACTGTCTTGAAAAGatcttaaaaatcattaaatcaatGCCCTGGTCTTTAGGCCTAACTGATAGATACTCACCGGTCCTGGGGGTCTGTGGTCCTGAAGCCTTTAGCAAATGGGTTGCTAGCAATTTTTAGTTGAGTGAtctgagagagagtgtgtaaaataatgagataaaaagtttttaaaaaaattgcttgTTCAGTCAgttaatacacatttaaaagtcTACTGATTCTTGGTTTCCTACCCGGTGGTTCTGATAGGCAGTGACGGCCATGAAGCGTGTCTCAGGGAAGGAAAAAGAGCAGAAGTTCCTGTATGCATTTAAGTGACTGTTGGGAGCTGGATCCACATACACCACATGGAAGCGCGGCTGGTAGCGATGCATGGAGTTCAATATCATCTGACAAGGAGGAAATTGGGAGAAAGATTTACACAGAGCaagcaagtaaaaaaaagaaagatatttCTGTTGTGATGAAATGGAAATGAAACaatgcattatgttttctgcTCTCACACGTGAAAACATGAGGAGTCACATTAAAGACTGACATGTCCGTTGTCATCCAGCAGGTTGTTGGTGAGCTTGAGAGTGTCGAAGGAAACAGTCTGCTTCATCCACTGGGCTCCACAGGCAGGCGAGTCGGGGTGAAAATGCATCCTGCTTGGGGCTACGACATCTGCTCTCCCTGCCACCAACCAAGATGAGCTGTGGAACGCatatctgacacacacacacaaacacacacacatatacatgtttCTAATTTGTAAAATGGGAATGGTAAAGTAGTACAGAGAGGTTATAGGTAGACAAAGAAATAGGCAAAAAACATTGACTGtgtgttagaaaaaaacaacaatcccTGTTACATACTGCACACCTcactctgtatgtgtgtctgaCCTGTATCTTTTATTGTCAATGGGGATAAAGTCCATAAGCAGGACATATTCAGCAGCAGGATCCATCCCGGAGATTTGCACCTGGAATGTAGGAAACATCCTCCTGCAGATTATGATGATGTAAATGAACATGATGATGCAGAAAAAGAAGTGCACAATAGGCATACAAGTAAGGAGGTACAATAATATTGGTACGTCATTGGTATTGACAGATAAAGACTTTAAAAATTCAGCACCAGCccaaaattaacatttctgcCGATATGACAAGGTgataaaatgtcactttaattATGCAACTTTCATAAGTCAAATTTGCCTTCACTGAGACTTTTTGTTATGATTGTTTAAGAGAGAGCATCAACCAAGCCTGTTAAACCCTAAGAACCTGGATTGACgtctgttttgttgtgctgtgttcGGACGTctttcacaggcatttaaacGTATGGaacctaagaaaattggttttgatTATATGGTAAACggtaaaaataatttgtttttgtttttttgctctgtcttaaggtcatttttgtctccttttgtttttttacttttcttttttgagcctattttcaagtaattttctttgaaCTCTTTATTGATTTCATGCtcatttttaggccatttctatTTATGTTGCTCGTTGCCTGcgtctcatgtttttgaaagaaagaaagccgATTTGCTtgggcttcaaagggttaaagtaggatacattttacagttttatttaaaaatattaccaaa
The DNA window shown above is from Plectropomus leopardus isolate mb chromosome 5, YSFRI_Pleo_2.0, whole genome shotgun sequence and carries:
- the LOC121943390 gene encoding T-box transcription factor TBX1-A; the encoded protein is MEGPHLTQSCELSLPCCADGGLLSSAKAPQVSGVRVQLEMHALWQQFDQLGTEMIVTKAGRRMFPTFQVQISGMDPAAEYVLLMDFIPIDNKRYRYAFHSSSWLVAGRADVVAPSRMHFHPDSPACGAQWMKQTVSFDTLKLTNNLLDDNGHMILNSMHRYQPRFHVVYVDPAPNSHLNAYRNFCSFSFPETRFMAVTAYQNHRITQLKIASNPFAKGFRTTDPQDRIAGQEDPDPLLVEQCGLFHHCKDSEGLTTEKKDGDSVLAPASFLPIPPYWDCPGSSQERSSLS